One window of Xylocopa sonorina isolate GNS202 chromosome 9, iyXylSono1_principal, whole genome shotgun sequence genomic DNA carries:
- the LOC143427175 gene encoding klaroid protein-like: protein MSPEAVLEMVRSELRTYDADKTGKTDYALESSGGAILSTRNTVTHSAGAPVLKLFGIPICQQQNTPQTIIQTGVLPGECWAFKGSSGSVVIQLLGPVCVSGVSLEHIPQSISPTGETSTAPKDFSISGLTSVDDTDPFFFGEFTYDNTGPPVQYFEVQNKPKNAYEIIELMVRSNSGNKEYTCIYRVRVHGTLSKKSR, encoded by the exons ATGTCACCGGAAGCCGTGCTAGAGATGGTGAGGAGCGAACTACGAACGTACGACGCAGACAAAACTGGGAAAACGGACTATGCCCTTGAAAGCTCGG GGGGCGCGATTCTTTCGACGAGGAACACGGTAACGCACTCGGCTGGCGCACCGGTACTGAAGCTTTTTGGCATACCGATTTGTCAACAACAAAATACACCGCAGACTATAATTCAG ACTGGTGTTCTTCCTGGCGAGTGCTGGGCATTCAAAGGCAGCAGCGGAAGTGTTGTTATACAATTACTTGGTCCGGTCTGTGTGTCTGGAGTAAGTCTCGAACACATTCCACAGTCGATATCTCCTACCGGGGAAACGAGCACTGCACCAAAGGATTTTTCTATTTCG GGCTTAACTAGCGTAGACGATACAGATCCTTTCTTCTTTGGCGAATTTACGTACGACAATACTGGCCCTCCTGTACAATATTTCGAAGTCCAA AACAAACCGAAGAATGcgtatgaaataatcgaattaaTGGTTCGCTCAAACAGTGGTAACAAAGAGTACACCTGTATCTACCGAGTTAGGGTACACGGTACCCTAAGTAAGAAAAGCAGATAA
- the LOC143427173 gene encoding serine protease inhibitor 3/4-like, producing the protein MLLKTLLVAMFALKTVAVEGSITGTVQKLNLYSSSFFHVRKFNNEISTKSVAAEGNPDQRNLITSPFSMGLTLAMATCGAQGQTLDQFKKMFNISPADKIDISDHQAIIDDLNNIRENELIFTNKVFIAEHFHMNGVFKNLIENYYHSVAQAIDFTAPEIAANTMNTWVKENTKNHIHHIFDNLDEKTKLVLVDAVYFKGQWEEEFDPKFTQNMAFNVDNNTVRYVPTMHRQGTYQYGEHADLHAKFVVIPYKVSIKGKLIMHRMNILPVAIAEFVTTSANELSLVIIIPNKIDGLERLERKLQNMRITEFLNQGQDTPLKLYLPKFKVEKELDVATTLQKLGLIDAFTESADFSGIASGHLHISKVLQKVIIEVDEQGTEVPGAGHTDQTSLSMTLLSKFFYIHLNSTLRL; encoded by the exons ATGT TACTAAAAACTCTGCTGGTAGCAATGTTTGCCTTAAAAACAGTGGCAGTTGAAGGAAGTATCACTGGAACCGTTCAGAAATTAAATCTGTACTCTTCCTCGTTCTTTCATGTAAGAAAATTTAATAATGAAATTTCAACGAAATCT GTTGCTGCAGAAGGAAATCCAGATCAAAGAAATCTTATAACGTCTCCGTTTAGTATGGGTCTTACTCTGGCTATGGCCACTTGTGGAGCACAAGGACAAACTTTAGatcaatttaaaaaaatgttCAATATTTCACCTGCAGATAAAATTGATATTTCTGATCATCAAGCAATTATTGATGACCTAAAT aaCATTCGAGAAAATGAACTCATTTTTACTAACAAAGTGTTCATAGCTGAACATTTTCATATGAACGGAGTTTTCAAAAATTTAATAGAAAATTACTATCATTCTGTTgcacaagcaatagattttactGCACCTGAAATAGCTGCAAATACAATGAATACATGGGTCAAGGAAAATACAAAAAATCATATTCATCATATATTTG ATAATCTGGACGAAAAGACGAAACTAGTGCTAGTTGATGCAGTATATTTTAAAGGCCAGTGGGAAGAGGAATTCGATCCTAAATTTACACAGAATATGGCATTCAATGTTGATAACAATACAGTAAGATATGTACCCACAATGCATAGACAAGGTACTTACCAGTATGGTGAACACGCTGATTTACATGCAAAATTCGTTGTAATACCTTACAAGGTAAGCATCAAAGGAAAACTCATAATGCatcgaatgaatattttacctgtcGCAATTGCTGAATTTGTTACCACCTCG GCTAATGAATTGAGTTTAGTTATAATTATTCCAAATAAAATTGATGGATTGGAGCGACTTGAAAGGAAATTACAAAACATGAGAATAACCGAATTTTTAAATCAAGGGCAAGACAccccattaaaactatatttacCAAAGTTCAAGGTGGAAAAAGAACTAGATGTTGCGACTACTTTACAAAAG ctGGGCTTAATTGACGCGTTTACCGAGAGTGCTGACTTTTCTGGAATCGCCAGTGGACACCTGCATATTAGTAAAGTTTTGCAGAAAGTAATAATCGAAGTTGATGAACAAGGCACTGAAGTTCCTGGGGCTGGACATACTGATCAGACTAGTC TAAGCATGACGCTCCTCTCGAAATTCTTTTATATACATTTAAATAGCACTCTTCGCCTTTAA
- the LOC143427034 gene encoding tetratricopeptide repeat protein 39C-like, whose amino-acid sequence MAENYEETKEWSMARMGISLLLNNKTGEAEALFTGHLHSFHIKAGRCFVLFMNALMTFENDKLQQAMLLLKDMERECASDIGWLKSMKSRVFRAEETSKDYVNKLERQIVLADSQVCSAILTLLQQELTGYVRGGWMLRKAWRVYQHAYSQILQLYQRTFGSNPSVGFNTRRSSSCNGSSYSLQSPLIASPGSSEWSIPSCNGSTNPTPISSHSGLRSSLSMFFSLTGITSEQQTPFVEPTEVSRLMSAVSFGYGIYQLCVSLLPPSLLKVIHFLGFEGDRETGLAALMYARLSKDMRAPLATLSLLWYHTIARPFFALDGSNLRAGVDAAKQLMAECQPEFNNSALFLFFAGRIERLESNVHNALQAYAKAVMASSQREIKLLCLHEVAWCHLIRLSYEEAYRSLTQLRQQSRWSVSFYAYLATVCCGAIGKFDVVASSHRKILHYDNQISKETQLGLFILRRIPKLLDSKTGQPYTVLYYRLLVYELLYLWNAMPSCSAESLRGILLECKGNHSDEPMCGLADLIEGAAHTCLGDTQASIRSYQNCLRRRNPSNDSYDQHVSAFALYELGTALCIVNNIEEGKTLLLRAQNQYKDYDFESRLNVRIHTSLKSYN is encoded by the exons ATGGCTGAAAACTACGAGGAAACTAAAGAGTGGAGTATGGCTAGGATGggtatctctcttctattaaATAACAAAACTGGAGAAGCGGAAGCGCTATTTACCGGACACTTGCACAGCTTCCATATAAAAGCAGGCCGCTGCTTCGTTCTCTTCATG AACGCGCTGATGACCTTTGAGAATGACAAACTTCAACAGGCCATGCTACTGCTGAAGGATATGGAGAGGGAATGCGCGAGTGATATAGGATGGTTGAAATCTATGAAGAGTAGAGTTTTCAGGGCGGAAGAAACAAGC AAGGACTACGTGAATAAATTGGAGAGACAGATAGTTCTAGCGGATTCGCAGGTCTGCTCGGCGATATTAACGTTACTGCAGCAAGAACTAACTGGTTACGTACGCGGTGGTTGGATGTTACGTAAAGCCTGGCGAGTTTATCAACATGCATACTCGCAAATCTTGCAGTTGTACCAGCGTACCTTCGGTTCGAATCCATCGG TTGGATTCAATACAAGACGTAGCAGTTCGTGCAATGGCTCCTCTTATTCGCTACAAAGCCCGTTGATCGCCAGTCCAGGTTCCTCAGAAtggtcgataccatcttgcaaCGGTTCAACAAACCCTACACCGATCTCATCCCACTCAGGTCTGCGAAGCTCTCTATCAATGTTCTTCTCGCTCACTGGCATCACGTCCGAACAACAGACACC TTTCGTTGAACCAACCGAAGTCTCTCGACTGATGTCCGCGGTTAGCTTCGGCTATGGAATTTATCAACTGTGCGTCAGTTTATTGCCACCCTCTCTTCTAAAAGTGATTCACTTTTTGGGGTTCGAGGGTGACAGAGAAACAGGACTCGCCGCGCTTATGTATGCACGGCTAAGCAAGGATATGCGTGCCCCTCTCGCCAC CCTGTCCTTACTTTGGTACCACACGATCGCACGTCCATTTTTCGCCCTTGACGGAAGCAATCTCCGTGCTGGCGTAGACGCAGCTAAGCAATTAATGGCAGAGTGTCAACCAGAGTTTAACAATTCTGcgcttttccttttcttcgccGGTCGAATCGAGAGGCTCGag TCAAACGTACACAACGCTCTGCAAGCATACGCAAAAGCTGTAATGGCCTCGAGTCAAAGGGAGATCAAATTATTGTGCCTGCACGAAGTGGCCTGGTGCCATTTGATCCGTCTAAGTTACGAAGAAGCTTACCGATCATTGACGCAATTGCGACAACAATCCAGATGGTCTGTCAGCTTTTACGCTTATTTAGCAACCG TCTGCTGTGGAGCGATTGGTAAATTCGACGTTGTCGCCTCTTCTCACCGAAAAATCTTACATTACGACAATCAAATAAGCAAAGAAACGCAATTGGGTTTGTTCATCTTGCGTCGAATACCCAAACTCTTAGATTCGAAGACTGGACAACCTTACACTGTTTTGTACTACAGATTGCTAGTCTATGAACTACTGTATTTATGGAATGCGATGCCGTCCTGTTCTGCGGAGTCTTTACGAGGCATACTTTTAG AATGCAAAGGCAATCATTCAGACGAACCGATGTGTGGATTAGCCGACTTAATTGAAGGAGCAGCACACACCTGTCTCGGTGATACCCAAGCATCAATTAGAAGTTACCAGAATTGTTTGAGACGTCGCAATCCGTCCAATGATTCATACGACCAACATGTTAGCGCGTTTGCGCTCTACGAGCTTGGTACCGCACTTTGTATCGTTAAT AACATCGAGGAGGGAAAAACGCTCCTTTTGAGGGCTCAAAATCAGTACAAGGATTATGACTTTGAGAGTCGGCTAAACGTGCGAATACATACTAGCTTGAAGAGTTATAACTGA
- the LOC143427174 gene encoding uncharacterized protein LOC143427174 — MLIDYKRKWTCTTFKINGPNINSYDMCYSDEITRRSIAEAACRDPSKGQTLDYEYDPMSVRNTYCCANRGTCPAAILNSSRQSPWYCKFIKPFVFCVITSLLAMSVSHLCDKYSASTTFKAIRSDLVNLRTHLNTLSMEVKNVMETRDDLKSKLKEVGYLIPKMSEAILYLRNEVSEGKKQLSCISILLYLHLRDGKRGHLSIFSRMRATRRNRENTRPVSAH; from the exons ATGTTGATAGATTA CAAAAGGAAATGGACTTGCactactttcaaaataaacggtccaaATATCAATAGCTATGACATGTGCT ATTCGGACGAAATCACAAGGCGATCGATCGCAGAGGCTGCCTGTCGAGATCCTTCAAAAGGTCAGACCCTTGATTATGAGTACGATCCGATGAGCGTTCGAAATACCTACTGCTGCGCAAATCGAGGAACCTGTCCAGCCGCAATACTAAATTCCTCGCGCCAATCGCCTTGGTACTGTAAATTCATCAAACCATTTGTATTTTGCGTCATTACGTCGTTGTTAG CGATGTCCGTGTCTCATTTGTGCGATAAATACTCCGCCAGTACGACCTTCAAAGCGATCAGATCCGACTTGGTGAACCTGCGAACGCATTTGAACACCCTATCG ATGGAAGTAAAGAACGTGATGGAGACTCGAGACGATTTAAAGAGTAAGTTGAAAGAGGTTGGATACCTGATTCCAAAAATGTCCGAGGCCATCCTCTATTTAAGAAACGAAGTATCCGAGGGTAAAAAACAATTATCATGTATATCGATCCTTTTATATTTACACTTGCGCGACGGTAAACGTGGTCATCTCAGCATTTTTAGCAGAATGCGAGCAACGCGGCGCAATAGAGAAAATACTCGTC CAGTATCCGCACATTAA
- the LOC143427178 gene encoding serpin B3-like has protein sequence MEINEKCYDLDKQTKLVLVDAVYFKGQWEKKFNSQFTQDLAFNVDNNTVRYVPTMYRQGTYQYGEHADLHAKFIVIPYKVSFKGKLIMYRMNILPVAVVEFVTTSANELSLVIIIPNEIEGLEQLEGKLQNMKLTEFLNQGQDTPLKLYLPKFRVEKQLDVTPALQKLGLIDAFTESADFSGIASGHLHISKVLQKVIIEVDEQGTEVPGVGHTDQTGRKLFKSYLTTMNIEFEHNTTLEILYIHLSSTLRLEGYNMIA, from the exons ATGGAAATTAATGAGAAATGCT ATGATCTGGATAAACAGACGAAACTAGTGCTAGTTGATGCAGTATATTTTAAAGGACAGTGGGAAAAGAAATTCAATTCTCAATTTACACAGGATCTGGCATTCAATGTTGATAACAATACAGTAAGATATGTACCCACAATGTATAGACAAGGTACTTACCAGTATGGTGAACACGCTGATTTACATGCAAAATTCATTGTAATACCTTACAAGGTAAGCTTCAAAGGAAAACTCATAATGTatcgaatgaatattttacctgtcGCAGTTGTTGAATTCGTTACCACTTCG GCCAATGAATTAAGTTTAGTTATAATTATTCCAAATGAAATTGAGGGATTGGAGCAACTTGAAGGGAAATTACAAAACATGAAATTAACCGAATTTTTAAATCAAGGGCAAGACAccccattaaaactatatttacCAAAGTTCAGGGTGGAAAAACAACTAGATGTTACGCCTGCTTTACAAAAG ctGGGCTTAATTGACGCGTTTACCGAGAGTGCTGACTTTTCTGGAATCGCCAGTGGACACCTGCATATTAGTAAAGTTTTGCAGAAAGTAATAATCGAAGTTGATGAACAAGGCACTGAAGTTCCTGGGGTTGGACATACTGATCAGACTGGTCGTAAGTTATTTAAAAGTTATcttaccacaatgaatattgaatttgAGCATAACACTACTCTCGAAATTCTTTATATACATTTAAGTAGCACTCTTCGTCTTGAAGGTTACAATATGATTGCATAA
- the LOC143427177 gene encoding serine protease inhibitor 3/4-like — MIPVLKTLLMAMVALKTVSAEGSASGTVQKLNLFSSSLFHAVAKGNPGQTNLITSPFTTGVTLAMAACGAQGQTLSQFKTMFNILPRDKIDMPGYQVIIDDLNNIRQNKLALTNKMFTAKHFIVNGDYKDLTDNYFRSVAQAVDFTQPEIAGNTINTWVRRNTNNLINNIIPGL; from the exons ATGATTCCAGTACTAAAAACTCTGCTGATGGCAATGGTTGCCTTAAAAACAGTGTCAGCTGAAGGGAGTGCCAGTGGAACCGTTCAGAAATTAAATCTGTTCTCTTCTTCGTTATTCCAT GCTGTTGCAAAAGGAAATCCAGGTCAAACAAATCTTATAACGTCCCCGTTCACTACGGGTGTTACTCTGGCTATGGCTGCTTGTGGAGCACAAGGACAAACATTAAGTCAATTTAAAACAATGTTCAATATTTTACCTAGAGATAAAATTGACATGCCTGGTTATCAAGTAATTATTGATGACCTAaat AACATTCGACAAAATAAACTCGCTCTTACTAACAAAATGTTCACAGCTAAACATTTTATTGTGAACGGAGATTACAAAGATTTAACAGATAATTACTTTCGTTCTGTTGCACAAGCAGTAGATTTTACTCAACCTGAAATAGCTGGAAATACTATTAATACATGGGTCAGGCGAAATACGAATAATCTTATTAATAACATTATACCTGGtttgtaa